The Mya arenaria isolate MELC-2E11 chromosome 16, ASM2691426v1 genome includes a window with the following:
- the LOC128221625 gene encoding perlucin-like protein, with protein sequence MELTDVKHCKPGWTMFGDSCYLFGDTDMTFYSALEYCEGLDATLVHINTTDENLFLKTELMQKPNSPKHWIGMTDEAEEGTWTYLDGVNVSFTHWGTSQPNNGQASNCGAFWASFDYMWVDESCTRTFKAICEGGAIFTC encoded by the exons ATGG AGTTGACAGATGTAAAGCATTGTAAGCCTGGATGGACGATGTTTGGGGACTCCTGCTACCTGTTTGGAGACACTGATATGACATTCTACAGCGCACTG GAATACTGTGAAGGTCTCGATGCTACCCTAGTCCACATTAACACGACGGACGAAAACCTATTTCTGAAGACTGAGTTGATGCAGAAACCGAACA GTCCAAAGCATTGGATCGGCATGACAGACGAGGCGGAAGAAGGAACCTGGACATATCTGGATGGAGTAAATGTGTCATTCACTCATTGGGGCACATCCCAGCCAAACAACGGACAGGCGTCCAACTGTGGCGCTTTCTGGGCTAGTTTTGACTACATGTGGGTGGACGAATCTTGTACAAGAACGTTCAAAGCAATTTGCGAGGGTGGTGCAATTTTTACATGCTGA